The genomic window GACATTGACATGAAATTGACAATGTCATGATAAAGGAAAAGACAATTATGGAGACGAACGACGAACTAAATCAATATACGAAATCGACTGAAATTGGTTAGATTATttgattgtaaatatatttttgtaacgtgGTACGTGTGTTTTAAGCTAACcaaaagatttttatatatatgatatgatttttttatctgaAATACACACGTTTTACCTATACATACTTCACTAAAAGTAACTTCAAACATATCTAAATGGATTAATGGACAAGATTTTCATTTAGTCGATTTATATTGCTTAAAATACACAATCGACTATTCATAGATAAGAAAAATCTAATCATCTCTAGCATGCCAACAACGTGCACCAATCACAGCTCGCCAAGTAAAGCTGTCAACGTTTTCATTTCCATGAATGGACGAGATTCTTCTATCACTTTAAATTTCgtactatttctatttattctgTTACAAGTTACGGTATACGTAGCAGCTGGAGTTAAATTTAGCGTAGCCCGTTATCAAATATTAGTGCAAAATGTATAAATTAAGTgtgtttcatttattattcatcGCGGCAATCGTGCAGGTATCGCTTGCACTGAAGGAAGGCGAATGTGAAGTTTGTATTAAAACTGTGGAGAAATTCGCAGCCACGTTAACAGACGATGTCAAGAAGAACCCCAAATCAATCGAAACTGAGTTCAAGAAGTTTTGTAAAGGTTCCAAGAATAAAGAGAACAGATTTTGTTACTACTTAGGCGGCCTAGAGGAGTCCGCCACCGGCATCCTGGGTGAGCTCTCGAAGCCGCTCAGTTGGTCCATGCCCGCTGACAAGATCTGTGAGAAGTTGAGGAAGAAGGACGCACAGATCTGCGACCTCAgatttgacaaacagattgacTTGAACAATGTTGACCTGAAGAAACTCAAAGTACGAGATCTGAAGAAGATTCTGAACGACTGGGATGAGGTCTGCGACGGCTGCATCGAGAAGACTGACTTCATCAAGAGAATAGAGGAGCTAAAACCCAAGTACATGGGCAAAACTGAATTGTAAAATAGCTCAATTCTAATTTTAGGTAAGGTTATCCACATATGGTGATATTAATTTTCTAACTACTTTTACCATGTCGAATTAGTCACTGTAGCTAATTTAGTAATTGAATTTTGCATGTGGGAAATGATGcaatttatatgaataaaatattccaatgaGAATATTTTAAGATTGTCAAAGAGTAAAAAGGTCAATAACCCTATTAGCAATATCATTACCAAATACAtgcaaatgaaaaataataacaaaactgcTCCTGTTGCTAAcagtcaatattatttaaaatgtgccTATTTATTGAATAGCTTAAATAAAtggtatatttaaaaagatCTTTGGTTCTACTATAGATCCTGATATTTTAAACCATTTGGAAACATTCAAATCTATACCTGGTCCCTTTTCTAGAACACTATCATCAGAAAACCATATCTGACCTGCATGTTAACCTTTAGTTTACACCCACGCATGAGTCATAGATACACCTACTTAATTTTactataaattgtttaaaagttaCATGTAATTAAGTTGTTGAACCACCCTTGTATTAGGATGATGAAATCTCTACTCTATAGAGGTCCTACTCTTGATTTATAGCAATTGTATACATACTTTGTGATTAATTGACCCATAACATAGAGCTTGAATGTTTTGAATATAGCTACAATTATAAAATTTAGGAAACCTTATAGTAAGCAAACAACTAAGTTCTAGCCTACCCTGTTAACTAAaccagaatatatttttttattcaaatatgtgtTTATGTTTCAGATTAATTCATGGGACACTAATGTGATAATACATCTGAGCAACAAGCGATGTGTGCCGTGCCTGCCGCGGTAGAGATCAACAGACTTTTGCATTTGACGAACTTTGCAAGCCGAGTGTCTGGAGTGTGCATgtgttgaataaattattattgctataagtaattaaagatatttttttcaagtcatctggtttaatttttatttgtgttttaaaatGTGTACAAACAATTTACTACATTATTCTTCAAATTGTCCTTActcagatatttatttttctttttttttgttggcacctctatataatttatttcctttgCATTTATTGGAGTGTATCTGCCTACTAATCATGTAACCATGTGCTACAAATCTTGTATGCACTTACATAtcttgagtcttaaataaaagaACTGTTAACTTTTAGTTTGAGTAGAGTAGAGAATTAAAGAAATGACTTAATCAAAGCTACCTGTCTTGATTATGCATTTTGCCCTCTCCTGCAGGAttcttagaagaaaataaaacattgacaAATGTTTCACACTAATAGCTTTATTGCAAGTATGTAAGATCTAGCACATACATTTAACATAACATTTTTGAATACATAAATTACATGCATTTGATGGCATTGAGAGGGTTCCAGATTAGTGGTATTTGTAGTTCCTGTGGTGCTCTGAAAATAGAAATAAGCAtgttaaaaaagttttgttagtTTTCTATAACTAATGAATCAATCTCTATAAACTTCTTGATAAATGCCCAATTTCAGTACAATTTACagtatttacttgttttatccATTGTCAGTGTGAGTCCCTTGCATCTAAAACCTCAATTTTATAATACCTTCAGAGTTGAGCACACATTACAACATGCATTATTGTATGTCAGTATAAACAGTCTGTCCTGATGTTATTGCTTGCCCCAGTATACTTACTCATCTTTCCGTAGTTGATAACATAGAAGAAAGTCATGCTGCCCACCAGCAGCTGCAAGAAGGGAGCGATGCCCACCTTCTTAGGCTGCACATACTTGTGCTGCCACCTCCACCAAGCTGAAATAATTGCATAGGTACTTCTTAGTGCAaccttattttaacaataacttCCCCGTTGTTTACAATGTTAATTGAAAGTGACTacgtaacaaaataatttgaaatatagATGTATGTTGGAAATTGAGAGTTAATTACTTAACATTAAGTTTAAAccataataaaaagtttattaagacaattcaatatttttacataattggtTGCTTTTCTTCTCAGCTTACAATGTTATCGATAAACACAAATATAATGTTACTCAGAACATGGCAGGGTAATTTTCTAATGTAAATGATATTGATCTGATCATCTTAGAATATGTGGGTACTGCATTCCTGTTAAAAATTCTCAAAGTAAGGTACAAATTTTACACAGGTACATTGCCTACTTTGTCACTGCAGACAAGATTGACTACCTACATATgcgttttttatttagtttaaaactGACCCAGCAGTACCTCCAAATGATTGATATCTACAATACACCTATAACCTCAAAGTtcacatataaatatgtatggaaCCAGTTTCTTACCTCGGCTGAATACGCCAGCGAGAGCCTGGGGCGACTTATTCCTGCGTGCGAACCAGGATCCAAGTTCACTGATTTTTACCTGACCGAACGGAGTATCAGCTGAAAACGAgaaagaaaattacataatcGAAAATGGTAAATTGAAGGGCGACATTGTTTATCGAGAAGAATACTTACGTTTGCCATAATAACGGGCTGGGTCATAAGGCCCGTGGACTGAGGGGTTATATTCCTTGGGATAATCACCGAAACCCATGATTCTTGGGGTTTGGACCAAATTTTACGGAATGAAATTGACCTCGGATTTCGGTTTTCAgtcaatctgtcaaattgtcaacCATAGACAATTTAGAACTTGGTTTACAAAGTTTATCGATTTTTCTCAGGTTAGCTGAGGATCTTGAAATTATATTCTTAATTCTTCAATTCTTAATATTGACTTTCTTTGTTTCATTAACAAATTATtcttgaaacaatttttttatgtctatttGTCTTTTAgcaaacaaaattatcataactTGAATTCATTATCTGTGGCTCTAACCATCCATCTCTATCTTTCAAAATTTGCTAGTCTATGATTATACAGCAGATTTCATTCTTTGTGAGGTGTCCGCAATTTGTTTATTTCCTAAAAAGTCGCTGAATAATCAAGCAAAATGGTCTTAGAAAGTACTATGATTTGTGTGGACAACAGTGACTATATGAGAAATGGAGATTTCTTACCCACTCGGCTGCAGGCTCAGCAAGATGCCGTAAACTTGGTATGTCATTCTAAAACACGGTCAAATCCTGAAAATAATGTGGGTTTATTGACGCTAGCGAATGTAGAGGTGCTGGCTACACTAACTAGCGATGTCGGGCGTATAATGTCCAAGTTACACCGCGTTCAGCCCAACGGTAACATCAACCTACTAACTGGCATCAGGATTGCTCACTTAGCGCTGAAACATCGCCAGGGAAAGAACCATAAGATGCGCATCGTAGTGTTCGTCGGCTCTCCGGTAGAGCTCGATGAGAAAGAATTAGTGAAACTAGCTAAAAGGCTGAAGAAAGAGAAGGTAAACTGCGACGTGGTCTCATTTGGCGAGGATGCCGACAACAACCCTCTTCTGACCACATTTGTTAACACTTTGAACGGTAAAGACAGCAACACTGGAGGCAGCCACCTAGTGTCTGTCCCCGCTGGTGGGTGCGTGGTACTCTCTGAAGCTTTGATTTCCAGCCCATTGATTGGTGGCGATGGAGCAGGACCATCTGGCTCAGGCTTGTCACCATTTGAATTTGGTGTCGATCCAAATGAAGATCCTGAACTTGCACTTGCCCTGCGTGTCTCTATGGAAGAGCAAAGACAACGCCAGGAGGAGGAGTCACGCCGCCAACAAACTACTACTGAAGGAGATGCAAGCAAGCCTGGGGAACCAGAAAACACTGGCATGGAGAGGGCTTTAGCCATGTCCCTTGGTCATGAAGCTATGGAGTTATCTGAGGAAGAGCAGATTGCTCTTGCCATGCAAATGAGCATGCAACAAGAGGCTCCAGCAGCTGAAGAGAGCATGGATGTCTCGGAAGAGTATGCTGAAGTCATGAATGACCCAGCATTCCTCCAAAGTGTACTGGAAAATCTGCCAGGAGTTGATCCTCAGAGTGAAGCCATTCGCAATGCTATGTCGACCATCAAAAAAGACAAGGATGAGAAAGATGACAAAGATCAAAAAGATAAGGATAGCAAAGGATCAGGTGGTTCTAGCTCCAAGTAAAGACGGCatgatttttcaatttttttaattgacattATGCTCGTAAACTTTAACATTAGACTCCACACTGCAGTGTTACTACcactttaaatttataaaatacagattgtttataatataaaaaaaagtgtttatttccATGATATCCAGTTCAAACCTTCAATTTTGTCGTActctgaaaattaatattatcaaattagaataaatatttgtaatgaaAGTTTAaggtaattaaatgttttgGCTTTCTAAAACATTGTCTTTGATACATACTTGAATCATTCCAAAATCGTTTACTttggaactttttttttatttctagcaGTTGCTGTCTTCTTAATTCGTCATCGAATTTGTTTACTGATGGTCTATCTATTTTTTCTTCACCTAAAATTAGACAGAATGTTAGTGGAGTAAGATAAATATGTGAAATTGCATAAGTAAGTGTTCTATTTTACCTTGTGTGAAATTGGACTGGATTCCTTTAGCTACAAACATCCATTAGACAAATCAATAATCAGTCACTCTTGCAAATGAATAGGAATGCAGACCAATCCCAGTTTtcactaaaataatagaaacataTTATAAATGGAACTATTCAGGAAATCAGAATTAGGTAGTAGTATGGGCAATTCAAAAGTGTACTAACCCACATTTAACTTATGACCCTttttaatactatttaaaaatcattatCATCCAAGCAATGagatatattttcttgtttcatAAGTGAAATCGGGGGCGCGGCTTACCTAGAAATGTACAAATGCAAGGTGTGTATTTGgccataaatgaaaaaaaagaacattaaaatgtGGGTTGGGACACTTTTGTGCAGACAGCCCCATTTATTGGTAACACATTTTATAGAATTCTTATACCGGCGGTTGAACATGGTTTCATGTTAATATCCTGAGGCTTTTTGTTTAACAATAGATATGAGCTCTTTATATCTTCTAATTGAGGTCTGAAACTTCTATTGCTGTAGCCAGGTGCTGAAAAATCGTAAAATGAGTCAATCATTTTGAATTTAGTATAACTGCAtgtgaagtaaaattatttattttttattctcattGCTAGAAGagtgatttaattaaata from Helicoverpa armigera isolate CAAS_96S chromosome 2, ASM3070526v1, whole genome shotgun sequence includes these protein-coding regions:
- the LOC110378945 gene encoding mesencephalic astrocyte-derived neurotrophic factor homolog, whose protein sequence is MYKLSVFHLLFIAAIVQVSLALKEGECEVCIKTVEKFAATLTDDVKKNPKSIETEFKKFCKGSKNKENRFCYYLGGLEESATGILGELSKPLSWSMPADKICEKLRKKDAQICDLRFDKQIDLNNVDLKKLKVRDLKKILNDWDEVCDGCIEKTDFIKRIEELKPKYMGKTEL
- the LOC135118340 gene encoding putative ATP synthase subunit f, mitochondrial; translation: MGFGDYPKEYNPSVHGPYDPARYYGKPDTPFGQVKISELGSWFARRNKSPQALAGVFSRAWWRWQHKYVQPKKVGIAPFLQLLVGSMTFFYVINYGKMKHHRNYKYH
- the LOC110377787 gene encoding 26S proteasome non-ATPase regulatory subunit 4 is translated as MVLESTMICVDNSDYMRNGDFLPTRLQAQQDAVNLVCHSKTRSNPENNVGLLTLANVEVLATLTSDVGRIMSKLHRVQPNGNINLLTGIRIAHLALKHRQGKNHKMRIVVFVGSPVELDEKELVKLAKRLKKEKVNCDVVSFGEDADNNPLLTTFVNTLNGKDSNTGGSHLVSVPAGGCVVLSEALISSPLIGGDGAGPSGSGLSPFEFGVDPNEDPELALALRVSMEEQRQRQEEESRRQQTTTEGDASKPGEPENTGMERALAMSLGHEAMELSEEEQIALAMQMSMQQEAPAAEESMDVSEEYAEVMNDPAFLQSVLENLPGVDPQSEAIRNAMSTIKKDKDEKDDKDQKDKDSKGSGGSSSK